In one Pseudomonadales bacterium genomic region, the following are encoded:
- a CDS encoding nucleotidyl transferase AbiEii/AbiGii toxin family protein: MLTLPQLQRYASQSGLRNITIAEQEVILTYVLQLFGEKGILDLLAFKGGTCLRKLHLGSQGRFSTDLDFTAIREHEPDDIILEMMSAFEEPFHGITFALEDDAYYTTQDNLSWGITPVYKHDWNPSGNSEIKLQVSMREVPTLETQSLAQCEQSYFPQLPFVPREITSLALEEVIAEKIRACYQRDKARDIYDLGVFATRPLNQALIRRLVVLKVWQSGDSFDPARLIGKFEDGSSFDWSDLNDLVNRAEKIVPEETTKACTTGYTFLTQLSEGEAALASDAHKRENALWEMLRSELPET; encoded by the coding sequence ATGCTCACGCTGCCCCAATTGCAGCGTTACGCCAGCCAGTCCGGCCTGCGCAACATCACGATTGCCGAGCAGGAAGTCATTCTTACCTACGTGCTCCAACTTTTCGGCGAAAAAGGAATACTCGACCTACTGGCGTTCAAAGGTGGGACCTGTCTAAGAAAGTTGCATCTTGGCAGTCAGGGGCGTTTCTCCACCGACCTGGACTTCACGGCCATACGGGAGCATGAGCCAGACGACATCATCCTCGAAATGATGAGCGCGTTTGAAGAACCGTTTCATGGCATTACCTTTGCTCTCGAAGATGACGCCTATTACACGACTCAGGATAACCTGTCCTGGGGTATCACCCCGGTCTACAAACATGATTGGAACCCCAGCGGTAACAGCGAGATAAAGCTGCAAGTCAGCATGCGGGAGGTGCCAACCTTGGAGACGCAGTCACTGGCGCAATGTGAGCAGAGCTATTTCCCGCAGCTCCCATTTGTACCGAGGGAGATCACAAGTCTCGCCCTGGAAGAAGTCATCGCGGAGAAAATCAGGGCGTGTTACCAGCGGGATAAGGCGCGCGACATCTATGACCTGGGCGTCTTCGCAACGAGGCCGCTCAATCAGGCGCTCATTCGGCGGCTGGTTGTCCTGAAGGTCTGGCAATCGGGAGACTCCTTCGACCCTGCAAGGCTGATCGGGAAATTTGAAGATGGCAGTTCATTCGACTGGTCAGATCTAAATGATCTCGTGAACAGGGCTGAGAAGATCGTCCCAGAAGAGACAACGAAGGCATGCACCACGGGCTATACCTTTCTAACCCAGTTGAGTGAAGGGGAGGCCGCGCTTGCCTCCGATGCCCATAAGCGTGAGAACGCACTCTGGGAAATGCTGCGCTCAGAACTCCCCGAAACATAG
- a CDS encoding type IV toxin-antitoxin system AbiEi family antitoxin domain-containing protein, whose translation MEAAEFPIRSLSALESRVVLVLAEQNTREITRRDIIDLLKVSPEAADHVIRSLRKKGWLERASWGKYLLIPPDQGPEALGESNVFALASQIADPYYVGYGSAASHYGMTTQHRNVIWLVTPLHLRDRRLLNTEVRIVNLSRKKFFGFSAVNVLGYQVMMSDREKTALDCIDRPDLAGGISEAAYILARACRNMDWEKVAGYLDQIGSIALVRKFGWLVDHTGADIPPELRAMLLDTAGKGRSTTTLGPKAPAKDTLGTQSAWKLRVNISERDLADSAGLAKRHKVSRER comes from the coding sequence ATGGAAGCCGCAGAATTCCCCATACGTTCCTTATCCGCGCTGGAAAGCCGAGTTGTCCTGGTCCTCGCGGAACAGAATACGCGCGAGATCACGCGGAGAGACATCATCGATCTCCTGAAGGTCAGTCCGGAAGCTGCCGACCACGTTATCCGGTCGCTTAGGAAGAAGGGATGGCTGGAGCGGGCGAGCTGGGGTAAATATTTGCTTATCCCCCCCGATCAGGGGCCAGAAGCCCTCGGGGAAAGCAATGTGTTCGCGCTCGCGAGCCAGATAGCGGACCCGTATTACGTCGGATACGGATCTGCGGCGAGCCACTATGGGATGACAACCCAGCACCGCAATGTGATCTGGCTGGTGACCCCTCTCCATCTACGAGATCGGCGGTTGCTCAACACAGAGGTGCGCATCGTCAATCTGAGTCGGAAAAAGTTCTTCGGCTTCTCTGCAGTCAACGTGCTGGGGTATCAGGTGATGATGTCCGACCGCGAGAAGACGGCACTCGACTGCATCGACCGACCCGACCTCGCTGGTGGCATCAGCGAAGCGGCTTACATTCTTGCGCGTGCTTGCAGGAATATGGATTGGGAAAAAGTTGCTGGATATCTGGACCAGATCGGCTCGATCGCACTTGTTCGCAAATTTGGCTGGCTTGTGGATCACACCGGTGCGGACATACCCCCGGAGCTGAGGGCAATGTTGCTGGATACGGCGGGCAAAGGGCGTAGCACTACTACACTCGGGCCGAAGGCTCCGGCGAAGGATACGCTGGGGACTCAAAGCGCATGGAAGCTGAGGGTGAACATCTCCGAAAGGGATCTGGCGGACAGCGCAGGCTTGGCAAAGCGTCACAAAGTAAGCAGGGAGCGCTGA
- a CDS encoding DEAD/DEAH box helicase family protein: MTTKRRRTSTRPDARAKTASPSSVTLDFAFFRFLWQFYQHNRGAIRQNYKELTRKFLDFNNPDKNPKAFLRQPQFEALEIYVFLKEFLANDKVEEVFKAWYQRSGRFEGRKFGSFLGTAGQEMFEFGESDELELNSYKFLFEKMRKNSRAYPNYIFALTMGTGKTILMATCIFYEFLLGNKFEKDALYCHNALVFAPDKTVLQSLREIESFDLTRVVPPEYVNFLTTHLRFHYLEEAGTSLDTLDRSRFNIIVSNTQKIILKRKRKEQNSVDKLFGATGEVHSAGGVYAEAADLYNFDQPEEEGELTTNQRFEKLRRLEQLGIYVDEAHHAFGKALAKDMGVGAKTADTSLRTTIDILAANLNAAGTRVVACYNYTGTPYVGREVLPEVVYGYGLKEAIDKAYLKKVVLHGYANTRTDEFVSMAIGNFLEKSGELRPEGMLPKLAFFAATIDELTGELRPAVERALLKHGIPTSRILINVGDNKLTTNDDIREFNRLDTEGSEKQFILLVNKGREGWNCRSLFGVGLFREPKSKVFVLQSTMRCLRAVGEAQHTAHVFLSDDNLNTLNDELQQNFRITADELQKTGSDKERVEVRVVEPPVKIKLVRVRKQYQMRERQLLPGEALGIDRYDPEKWSALVEKYRLIETVQTGLVADGALSRTEERTHVRTKRQFSPITFVAEVSRYLNRPPLEIEQILESTKEGLGELIAASNEFNEVLYGEIIPRLFRKLYDLDELQQTEEHEVDLIKLPPNGYYEVTAAKDKIVRMADAQIEDEERAKSFHLDTYCFDSGSENWLFWDLLREQRVKKLYFTGMLTHGQSDFFIQYIDPDSRTVRSYYPDFIFQREEPDGSLKYVIVEVKADNQIEDVVVQAKSDFAQQIAVASGMEYRILKSSDADNRRYRILL, translated from the coding sequence GTGACGACTAAACGTAGGCGCACGTCTACCAGACCCGACGCCAGAGCGAAAACGGCCAGTCCGTCGAGTGTAACGCTTGACTTCGCCTTCTTTCGGTTTCTCTGGCAGTTCTATCAGCACAACAGAGGCGCGATCCGGCAGAACTACAAGGAGCTGACTCGAAAGTTCCTCGACTTCAACAATCCGGATAAGAATCCAAAGGCCTTCCTTCGGCAGCCGCAGTTCGAAGCGTTGGAAATTTACGTCTTCCTGAAGGAGTTCCTCGCGAATGACAAAGTCGAGGAAGTCTTCAAGGCTTGGTATCAGCGAAGTGGCCGGTTCGAAGGGCGCAAGTTTGGCTCCTTCCTTGGTACGGCTGGACAGGAAATGTTTGAGTTCGGGGAAAGCGACGAGCTGGAGCTTAACTCGTACAAATTTCTGTTCGAGAAGATGCGTAAGAACTCGCGAGCCTATCCGAACTACATATTCGCGCTGACGATGGGTACCGGGAAAACAATTCTGATGGCGACCTGCATCTTCTACGAGTTTCTGTTGGGCAACAAATTCGAGAAAGACGCACTCTATTGCCACAATGCACTGGTGTTTGCACCGGACAAGACAGTGCTTCAATCGCTGAGAGAAATCGAGTCCTTTGACCTGACACGGGTTGTACCGCCTGAGTACGTCAATTTTCTGACCACGCACTTGCGCTTCCACTACCTTGAAGAAGCGGGTACCTCTTTGGATACGCTGGATCGCTCGCGTTTTAACATTATCGTCTCCAACACACAGAAGATCATCCTCAAACGAAAGCGGAAGGAGCAGAATTCCGTCGATAAACTCTTCGGTGCTACGGGAGAAGTCCACTCGGCTGGCGGGGTATACGCCGAAGCCGCCGATCTCTATAACTTCGATCAGCCGGAAGAGGAAGGCGAACTGACCACCAACCAGCGCTTCGAGAAGCTACGCCGTCTGGAACAATTGGGTATCTACGTGGACGAGGCCCACCATGCGTTCGGTAAGGCGCTCGCCAAGGACATGGGTGTCGGTGCAAAGACAGCTGACACCAGCCTTCGGACTACCATCGACATCCTTGCGGCCAATCTAAACGCGGCAGGAACGCGGGTGGTGGCTTGCTACAACTACACCGGTACGCCTTACGTCGGACGCGAGGTGCTGCCTGAGGTGGTATACGGCTACGGCCTGAAGGAGGCAATCGACAAGGCCTATCTCAAGAAGGTGGTGCTGCACGGTTACGCTAACACCCGCACTGATGAGTTTGTGAGCATGGCTATCGGGAACTTTCTGGAGAAGTCGGGCGAACTACGCCCGGAAGGTATGTTGCCCAAGCTGGCGTTTTTTGCCGCCACAATCGATGAATTGACCGGCGAGCTGAGACCGGCAGTCGAGCGGGCACTGCTCAAGCACGGCATCCCGACCTCGCGCATCCTGATTAACGTCGGCGACAATAAGTTGACGACCAACGACGACATCCGGGAGTTCAATCGGCTCGACACCGAAGGTTCCGAGAAGCAGTTCATTCTACTGGTCAACAAAGGTCGTGAGGGCTGGAACTGTCGCTCGTTGTTTGGTGTGGGTTTGTTCCGCGAACCGAAGTCAAAGGTGTTTGTGCTTCAATCCACAATGCGCTGCCTGCGCGCCGTCGGCGAAGCTCAGCACACGGCCCATGTCTTTCTTTCTGACGACAACCTGAACACTCTGAACGACGAGTTGCAGCAAAACTTTCGCATCACCGCCGACGAACTTCAAAAAACAGGTAGTGACAAAGAGCGAGTAGAAGTACGTGTGGTCGAGCCTCCGGTAAAAATCAAGCTGGTACGGGTGCGCAAGCAGTATCAGATGCGTGAAAGGCAGCTCTTACCTGGAGAAGCGCTTGGCATTGATCGTTACGACCCAGAAAAGTGGTCGGCTTTGGTTGAAAAATATCGGCTGATTGAGACTGTGCAAACGGGATTGGTCGCGGACGGGGCTCTTTCTCGAACCGAAGAACGTACACATGTACGAACAAAGAGACAGTTTTCACCAATTACATTCGTGGCCGAGGTATCTAGATACCTGAACCGCCCGCCTTTGGAGATTGAGCAGATTCTCGAGTCTACTAAAGAAGGTCTTGGCGAGTTGATTGCAGCCTCGAACGAGTTCAATGAGGTGCTCTACGGCGAGATCATTCCTCGCTTGTTTCGCAAGCTGTACGATCTGGATGAGTTGCAACAGACTGAGGAGCACGAGGTCGATCTCATCAAGCTGCCACCGAACGGCTACTACGAGGTCACAGCGGCCAAGGACAAGATCGTCCGGATGGCCGACGCGCAGATTGAGGACGAGGAGCGTGCCAAGAGTTTCCATCTCGACACCTACTGCTTCGACTCAGGATCAGAAAACTGGCTGTTCTGGGATCTGCTACGCGAACAACGCGTGAAGAAGCTCTACTTCACCGGGATGTTGACTCACGGCCAATCCGATTTCTTTATCCAGTACATAGACCCGGATTCACGCACAGTGCGCAGCTACTATCCGGACTTCATTTTCCAAAGGGAAGAGCCGGACGGTAGCCTGAAGTACGTAATCGTCGAGGTTAAGGCCGACAACCAGATCGAGGACGTTGTCGTGCAGGCCAAGAGTGACTTTGCTCAGCAGATCGCTGTTGCTAGTGGGATGGAGTACCGCATTCTTAAGTCTTCGGACGCGGACAACAGGCGCTATCGAATTCTGCTTTAG
- a CDS encoding site-specific DNA-methyltransferase, with protein MIKSTTPGQEGLQLATPDGGTIDVDKYEFEPIKGFPMLNWRGKRPFTSTQYYPAQLKEIHGEEVDGWRNKIFWGDNLQVMSHLLKQFRCQVDLIYIDPPFDSKANYKKKIQIKDHVSEGYFSSFEEKQYGDIWTNDEYLQFMFERLILMRELLSDSGSIYLHCDWNKSHHLRCLLDEIFGSGNFRNELYWYYYNKMPDSRKGMFPRATDTILWYAKDKSKAIFNPLTEKRPEPVKQLVRKKVGGKMVNARDADGNVMYRMSDTRVIDNVWRLSMLQPADKTENLSYPTQKPEHLVERILLASSNPNSLIFDCFMGSGTTQSVAMKHGRRFIGADINLGAVQTTTKRLNGVANELRRVSVEGEKIYYTGFEVHNVNHYEIFRNPIQAKELLIEALEVQKLEFNTVFDGEKDGRMVKIMPINRIASRADLNDLIAGFDYKAWERKQSENQNRPVEKISLICMGHEPDLAAHLVLTAKPFKIDVEVVDILRDKADLEFRRDSQAKVAFSEGKLVIERFYPMNLLQKLSLQKESVEDWKGLTESVMIDWNYDGAVFQPTMVDIPGKEDFVKGEYSVPRDAGTIRVKITDLLSESWEGSIGSDD; from the coding sequence ATGATTAAAAGCACAACGCCAGGACAGGAAGGCCTGCAATTGGCCACGCCCGATGGCGGTACCATCGACGTCGATAAATATGAGTTCGAACCGATTAAGGGCTTCCCGATGCTGAACTGGCGGGGTAAACGTCCGTTCACTTCGACGCAATATTACCCCGCGCAGCTGAAGGAAATACACGGAGAAGAGGTGGATGGCTGGCGGAATAAGATATTCTGGGGCGACAACCTTCAGGTGATGAGCCATCTACTCAAACAGTTTAGATGCCAAGTTGACTTAATCTACATCGACCCACCATTTGACTCAAAGGCTAACTATAAGAAAAAAATCCAAATTAAGGATCACGTTTCCGAAGGCTACTTTTCCAGCTTTGAGGAAAAGCAGTACGGAGACATCTGGACGAATGATGAGTATCTACAGTTTATGTTCGAGCGCCTGATTCTTATGCGCGAATTATTGAGTGACTCGGGGAGTATATATCTGCATTGTGATTGGAATAAAAGCCATCACCTTCGCTGTTTGCTTGATGAAATATTCGGGTCAGGGAACTTCCGGAATGAGTTGTACTGGTACTACTACAACAAAATGCCGGATTCTCGAAAAGGTATGTTCCCTCGCGCAACAGACACGATTCTGTGGTACGCAAAAGATAAGTCAAAAGCGATCTTTAACCCGCTTACTGAGAAACGTCCGGAGCCGGTCAAGCAACTAGTAAGAAAAAAGGTTGGTGGGAAGATGGTCAATGCCAGGGACGCGGATGGCAATGTAATGTATCGGATGAGCGATACGCGCGTGATCGACAATGTATGGCGCTTATCAATGCTTCAACCAGCAGATAAGACTGAGAATCTCTCTTACCCCACGCAGAAGCCCGAGCATCTTGTTGAAAGAATCCTTTTAGCCTCCTCGAATCCTAACTCGCTAATCTTCGACTGCTTTATGGGTTCGGGAACTACGCAATCTGTCGCTATGAAACACGGTAGACGATTCATCGGTGCAGACATAAATCTTGGTGCGGTCCAGACAACAACGAAGCGGCTGAATGGGGTTGCCAATGAACTACGTCGAGTATCGGTAGAAGGTGAAAAAATCTACTACACAGGGTTCGAGGTTCACAACGTCAATCACTACGAGATCTTTCGCAATCCGATTCAGGCGAAAGAGCTCCTGATTGAAGCGCTGGAGGTACAGAAGTTGGAGTTCAACACAGTGTTCGACGGAGAGAAGGACGGGCGCATGGTAAAGATTATGCCCATTAACCGCATCGCGTCTCGAGCTGATCTGAACGACCTGATAGCAGGCTTTGATTACAAGGCATGGGAGCGTAAACAGAGCGAAAATCAGAACCGCCCGGTCGAGAAGATCTCTCTCATCTGTATGGGGCATGAACCGGATTTAGCTGCGCACCTAGTACTGACCGCGAAACCCTTCAAGATCGATGTTGAGGTTGTGGACATTTTGCGTGACAAGGCAGACTTGGAGTTTAGACGAGATTCTCAGGCTAAAGTGGCGTTCAGCGAAGGAAAGCTGGTCATCGAGAGGTTCTACCCGATGAACCTGCTGCAAAAACTTTCCCTCCAGAAAGAATCGGTCGAAGACTGGAAAGGGCTGACCGAAAGCGTAATGATCGATTGGAATTATGACGGTGCTGTGTTCCAGCCGACTATGGTGGACATCCCAGGAAAGGAGGATTTTGTAAAAGGAGAATACAGTGTGCCCCGTGATGCGGGCACGATTCGTGTGAAGATAACTGACCTGCTCTCGGAATCCTGGGAAGGGAGCATTGGTAGTGACGACTAA
- a CDS encoding ATP-dependent DNA helicase, with protein MEAILATDGPVLIIAGPGSGKTFTLVERIVYLITHKGVKPESLFVVTFTDKAARELTTRISNRLAELGIKFNLNEMYLGTFHSICLRILRDFQEFTRLKRSFTLFDQFDQQYFLYQRLKVFRELTDSQLVMGDDQSGRWGQSENLLKWLNKVSEEALDPTVLAAAPEVEIRALAACFSKYQELLHEHNSLDFSGIQYEALQLLENRPEVLVQLRENLTYLMVDEYQDTNTIQERILLLLAGEKRNLCVVGDDDQGLYRFRGATIRNILEFPTLFDKGQCKRVTLSINYRSHPDIIRFYNEWMREQSWEEGKRVFRFAKQIVPREEDFPNVSTALRLAATDSKGETTNWHSEVLAFLNGLKSSGQLSDWNQVAFLFRSVKSQKVVALARFLDSEGIPVFSPRSNMFFEREEIRLMIGALIFLFPQFPKVRAWAEGATLPIWDYYDRQCFAAFTAELRKSENKPLLDWARPLAKRHVVLTRNTDYSFSGLFYQLLQFPLFSRFLSEDTVRGVDKGRAARNLGTFSKLLTKFEYLHFVSVLNPEWLEKNIRDLFNQFLRFLIDGGIGEYEDEAEYAPRGCVSFLTIHQSKGLEFPVVVCGSLEAVPRKQYSALDVLLEDGGYLSKERFEPLDRIKHFDFWRLFYTAYSRAQNLLVLAAQEKQGQGKSPSKYFERLFYELPSWRDVDIALLSYDAVKQINLKREYSFTSHITVFESCAEQYRFFKELEFNPTRAGAQLFGTLVHQTIEDIHKAVLRGEEAKLTPERIQDWLGINYQFLSKRERQYLAPQTLKAVENHVLGYYRREDGNWDRIKEAEVEISLVKDQYILKGSVDLIRGEHDTVEIIDFKSERKPDMEKDRGRLRQYQHQLEVYAHLVEERTGQKVSRMHLYYTGEDGENPYVSFTKDNRAIGKTIEQFDEVVARIERQDYQIVARPAKLCQNCDMRAYCDSKNWNFRKIEE; from the coding sequence ATGGAAGCGATTCTCGCCACAGACGGCCCGGTGCTGATCATCGCTGGACCGGGCTCCGGGAAGACGTTCACACTCGTTGAGCGCATCGTCTATCTCATCACACACAAAGGCGTTAAACCTGAATCGCTGTTTGTAGTCACGTTCACGGACAAGGCTGCGCGTGAGCTGACCACTCGTATATCCAATCGTTTGGCCGAACTCGGCATCAAATTCAATCTGAATGAAATGTACCTTGGGACCTTCCATTCGATTTGCCTGCGCATCCTGAGAGACTTTCAGGAGTTCACGCGACTCAAGCGAAGCTTCACGCTGTTCGACCAGTTTGACCAGCAATACTTCCTGTATCAGCGCCTCAAGGTGTTCCGCGAACTGACCGATTCACAGCTTGTTATGGGTGACGACCAGTCAGGTCGATGGGGGCAATCTGAGAACCTTCTCAAGTGGCTCAATAAAGTCAGCGAGGAAGCTCTGGACCCCACTGTGCTGGCAGCTGCTCCCGAAGTGGAAATCCGAGCACTGGCCGCCTGCTTTTCCAAGTATCAGGAGCTTTTGCATGAGCACAACTCACTCGACTTCTCCGGCATCCAATACGAGGCGCTGCAACTTTTGGAGAATCGCCCCGAGGTGCTGGTTCAACTGCGCGAGAATTTGACTTACCTTATGGTAGACGAGTACCAGGACACTAACACCATTCAGGAGCGTATCCTTCTGCTGCTGGCGGGTGAGAAACGCAATCTTTGTGTCGTAGGAGACGACGATCAAGGCTTGTACCGATTTCGTGGAGCCACTATCCGCAACATCCTGGAGTTTCCCACGCTGTTCGACAAGGGTCAGTGCAAGCGGGTTACTCTTTCCATCAATTACCGTTCGCACCCCGACATCATCCGCTTTTACAACGAGTGGATGCGCGAGCAATCGTGGGAAGAGGGCAAGAGAGTCTTCCGCTTCGCCAAGCAGATCGTCCCGCGCGAAGAAGACTTTCCAAACGTGTCCACGGCGTTACGGCTTGCCGCCACCGACAGCAAGGGCGAAACCACCAACTGGCATAGCGAAGTGCTGGCGTTTCTCAATGGCTTGAAGTCATCAGGTCAGTTGTCGGACTGGAATCAGGTTGCCTTTCTGTTCCGCTCAGTTAAAAGCCAGAAAGTAGTCGCTCTGGCGCGATTCCTCGATTCCGAGGGTATTCCAGTATTCTCACCGCGCTCGAACATGTTTTTCGAGCGTGAGGAAATCCGTCTGATGATCGGTGCGCTCATCTTTCTGTTTCCGCAGTTCCCCAAGGTGCGGGCGTGGGCTGAAGGCGCCACGCTGCCGATCTGGGACTATTACGACCGGCAGTGTTTCGCGGCTTTCACCGCGGAGCTACGAAAGTCAGAAAACAAGCCCTTGCTGGATTGGGCGCGCCCTCTGGCTAAGCGCCATGTTGTGTTAACCCGGAACACCGACTATTCGTTCTCCGGTCTGTTCTACCAACTACTCCAGTTCCCCTTGTTTTCGCGCTTCCTCTCAGAGGACACCGTACGGGGCGTGGACAAGGGCCGTGCAGCACGAAATCTCGGCACCTTCTCCAAGCTGCTCACCAAGTTCGAGTACCTGCATTTCGTCAGCGTGCTTAATCCGGAGTGGCTGGAAAAAAACATCCGTGATCTGTTCAACCAGTTCCTGCGTTTTTTGATCGACGGCGGCATCGGCGAGTACGAAGACGAGGCGGAGTATGCGCCGCGAGGCTGCGTGTCTTTCCTTACCATTCACCAGTCCAAGGGTCTGGAGTTCCCGGTTGTTGTCTGTGGTTCGTTGGAGGCGGTGCCCCGCAAGCAATACAGTGCGCTGGATGTGTTACTGGAGGACGGCGGCTATCTCTCGAAGGAACGCTTTGAACCGCTCGACCGCATCAAACACTTTGATTTCTGGCGGCTTTTCTACACCGCTTACTCTCGCGCGCAGAATCTCCTGGTGCTGGCCGCTCAGGAAAAGCAAGGGCAAGGTAAATCCCCGTCTAAGTATTTCGAACGGTTGTTCTACGAGCTACCCAGCTGGCGCGACGTCGATATTGCGTTGCTCAGCTACGACGCGGTTAAGCAGATCAACCTCAAGCGCGAGTACTCCTTCACCTCGCACATCACGGTGTTCGAATCCTGTGCCGAGCAGTACCGCTTCTTCAAGGAACTTGAGTTCAATCCAACACGCGCCGGTGCCCAGCTCTTCGGTACACTCGTACACCAGACTATCGAAGACATACACAAAGCGGTGCTGCGGGGCGAAGAGGCGAAGCTCACGCCGGAGCGGATTCAAGACTGGCTCGGTATCAACTACCAGTTTCTTTCAAAAAGGGAAAGGCAGTACCTTGCCCCGCAAACCCTCAAAGCGGTGGAAAACCACGTTTTAGGCTACTACAGACGAGAGGATGGGAACTGGGATCGGATCAAGGAAGCCGAAGTCGAGATCTCTCTGGTCAAGGATCAGTACATCCTCAAGGGTAGCGTTGACCTCATAAGGGGTGAACACGACACGGTAGAGATCATAGACTTTAAGTCGGAGAGAAAGCCCGACATGGAAAAGGATCGCGGTCGTCTTCGTCAATATCAACACCAGCTCGAGGTTTATGCTCACCTGGTCGAAGAGAGAACCGGCCAGAAGGTGAGCCGGATGCACCTTTATTACACTGGCGAGGATGGCGAGAACCCATATGTGTCCTTCACCAAGGATAATCGCGCCATCGGTAAGACCATAGAGCAGTTTGACGAGGTAGTGGCGCGCATTGAGAGGCAGGATTATCAGATCGTGGCGCGCCCAGCCAAGCTTTGCCAGAACTGTGACATGCGTGCCTATTGCGATAGTAAAAATTGGAATTTCAGGAAGATCGAAGAATGA